A region from the Musa acuminata AAA Group cultivar baxijiao chromosome BXJ1-10, Cavendish_Baxijiao_AAA, whole genome shotgun sequence genome encodes:
- the LOC135596072 gene encoding putative ubiquitin-conjugating enzyme E2 38 isoform X3 encodes MEVSSPTGSSSSGIKRQRFQVVSPNNILGSIAYYGLQNDASASTSKSSEVYLQDFNYYNDDEENNCNKDENVYDEEEDYNYDEDEGYEFYLEEDDKIDYGFKLAAQFDDLDLPPGVEATVPWLDNSAPKSSSNSKQETDIKFNSFKQFNIVQDFSDHHFAKTYSSVMQAKDWMKKIQKEWKLLEKNLPDTILVRVYEDRMDLLRAVIVGPAGTPYHDGLFFFDAQFPPKFPQEPPVLHYHSHGLCLNPNLYKDGKVCLSLLNTWYGKGCERWNPSESTMLQVLVSIQALILNEKPYFNEPGFELTANTAEGHVKSLAYNEEIFLLSCRTMLYSLRGPPKHFAEFVAGHFCNKGHTILAACRAYMSGAPVGSVIWEQAQDVDRSDERLSISFRSSLKQLFEELLMEFSVKGADCDEFLNQKVKAGAAAALSLQ; translated from the exons ATGGAGGTATCTTCGCCTACGGGATCGAGCTCGTCAGGCATTAAGCGTCAACGCTTCCAG GTTGTATCACCCAACAATATTTTAGGTTCCATTGCATATTATGGCTTGCAAAATGATGCTTCTGCAAGTACTTCCAAAAGTTCAGAAGTATACTTGCAAGATTTCAACTATTATAACGATGACGAGGAGAATAATTGCAACAAAGACGAGAATGTCTATGATGAAGAAGAGGACTACAACTATGATGAAGATGAAGGATATGAATTTTACCTTGAAGAAGATGACAAAATTGATTACGGGTTCAAATTGGCTGCTCAATTTGATGATTTGGACCTACCACCTGGGGTAGAGGCTACTGTACCATGGTTGGATAACTCGGCACCTAAAAGTTCAAGTAATTCTAAGCAAGAGACTGATATAAAATTCAATTCATTTAAGCAATTTAACATTGTTCAAGATTTCTCAGATCATCATTTTGCTAAAACATATTCATCAGTAATG CAGGCAAAAGATTGGATGAAGAAAATTCAGAAAGAGTGGAAATTGCTAGAAAAGAATCTACCAG ATACTATACTTGTACGAGTATATGAGGACAGAATGGATCTACTTAGAGCTGTTATAGTAGGACCGGCTGGAACTCCATACCATGATGGCCTATTCTTCTTTGATGCTCAGTTTCCTCCGAAATTTCCACAGGAACCTCCG GTACTTCATTACCACTCTCATGGACTTTGCCTTAATCCAAACTTGTATAAAGATGGAAAGGTCTGCCTTAGCCTTCTCAACACTTGGTATGGGAAAGGTTGTGAAAGGTGGAATCCATCAGAATCAACTATGCTGCAGGTCTTGGTCTCCATTCAAGCTCTTATTCTAAATGAAAAGCCCTACTTCAATGAGCCTGGATTTGAGTTGACAGCAAACACGGCTGAGGGCCATGTGAAATCCTTGGCCTACAATGAGGAAATTTTCCTGCTATCTTGCAGGACAATGCTGTACTCGTTACGAGGACCTCCAAAA CATTTTGCAGAATTTGTTGCTGGACATTTCTGCAACAAAGGGCACACCATTCTTGCGGCATGTAGAGCTTACATGTCAGGTGCTCCGGTTGGGTCCGTCATCTGGGAGCAGGCGCAGGATGTTGACAGAAGTGACGAGAGACTGTCAATTAGTTTCAGATCCTCGCTAAAGCAGCTCTTTGAGGAACTTTTGATGGAGTTCTCTGTTAAAGGAGCTGATTGTGATGAATTTCTTAATCAGAAAGTTAAAGCCGGAGCAGCCGCTGCTTTGTCATTGCAATGA
- the LOC135596072 gene encoding putative ubiquitin-conjugating enzyme E2 38 isoform X2 — protein MEVSSPTGSSSSGIKRQRFQVNLEGSSQIHRDVDPSSTEIICESTLGCEARETVIYDEDGKQKQVVSPNNILGSIAYYGLQNDASASTSKSSEVYLQDFNYYNDDEENNCNKDENVYDEEEDYNYDEDEGYEFYLEEDDKIDYGFKLAAQFDDLDLPPGVEATVPWLDNSAPKSSSNSKQETDIKFNSFKQFNIVQDFSDHHFAKTYSSVMAKDWMKKIQKEWKLLEKNLPDTILVRVYEDRMDLLRAVIVGPAGTPYHDGLFFFDAQFPPKFPQEPPVLHYHSHGLCLNPNLYKDGKVCLSLLNTWYGKGCERWNPSESTMLQVLVSIQALILNEKPYFNEPGFELTANTAEGHVKSLAYNEEIFLLSCRTMLYSLRGPPKHFAEFVAGHFCNKGHTILAACRAYMSGAPVGSVIWEQAQDVDRSDERLSISFRSSLKQLFEELLMEFSVKGADCDEFLNQKVKAGAAAALSLQ, from the exons ATGGAGGTATCTTCGCCTACGGGATCGAGCTCGTCAGGCATTAAGCGTCAACGCTTCCAG GTTAATCTCGAGGGGTCAAGTCAAATTCATAGAGATGTTGATCCAAGTTCCACTGAGATCATATGTGAAAGCACCCTGGGTTGTGAAGCCAGGGAAACAGTCATATATGATGAGGATGGGAAGCAAAAACAA GTTGTATCACCCAACAATATTTTAGGTTCCATTGCATATTATGGCTTGCAAAATGATGCTTCTGCAAGTACTTCCAAAAGTTCAGAAGTATACTTGCAAGATTTCAACTATTATAACGATGACGAGGAGAATAATTGCAACAAAGACGAGAATGTCTATGATGAAGAAGAGGACTACAACTATGATGAAGATGAAGGATATGAATTTTACCTTGAAGAAGATGACAAAATTGATTACGGGTTCAAATTGGCTGCTCAATTTGATGATTTGGACCTACCACCTGGGGTAGAGGCTACTGTACCATGGTTGGATAACTCGGCACCTAAAAGTTCAAGTAATTCTAAGCAAGAGACTGATATAAAATTCAATTCATTTAAGCAATTTAACATTGTTCAAGATTTCTCAGATCATCATTTTGCTAAAACATATTCATCAGTAATG GCAAAAGATTGGATGAAGAAAATTCAGAAAGAGTGGAAATTGCTAGAAAAGAATCTACCAG ATACTATACTTGTACGAGTATATGAGGACAGAATGGATCTACTTAGAGCTGTTATAGTAGGACCGGCTGGAACTCCATACCATGATGGCCTATTCTTCTTTGATGCTCAGTTTCCTCCGAAATTTCCACAGGAACCTCCG GTACTTCATTACCACTCTCATGGACTTTGCCTTAATCCAAACTTGTATAAAGATGGAAAGGTCTGCCTTAGCCTTCTCAACACTTGGTATGGGAAAGGTTGTGAAAGGTGGAATCCATCAGAATCAACTATGCTGCAGGTCTTGGTCTCCATTCAAGCTCTTATTCTAAATGAAAAGCCCTACTTCAATGAGCCTGGATTTGAGTTGACAGCAAACACGGCTGAGGGCCATGTGAAATCCTTGGCCTACAATGAGGAAATTTTCCTGCTATCTTGCAGGACAATGCTGTACTCGTTACGAGGACCTCCAAAA CATTTTGCAGAATTTGTTGCTGGACATTTCTGCAACAAAGGGCACACCATTCTTGCGGCATGTAGAGCTTACATGTCAGGTGCTCCGGTTGGGTCCGTCATCTGGGAGCAGGCGCAGGATGTTGACAGAAGTGACGAGAGACTGTCAATTAGTTTCAGATCCTCGCTAAAGCAGCTCTTTGAGGAACTTTTGATGGAGTTCTCTGTTAAAGGAGCTGATTGTGATGAATTTCTTAATCAGAAAGTTAAAGCCGGAGCAGCCGCTGCTTTGTCATTGCAATGA
- the LOC135596072 gene encoding putative ubiquitin-conjugating enzyme E2 38 isoform X1, translating into MEVSSPTGSSSSGIKRQRFQVNLEGSSQIHRDVDPSSTEIICESTLGCEARETVIYDEDGKQKQVVSPNNILGSIAYYGLQNDASASTSKSSEVYLQDFNYYNDDEENNCNKDENVYDEEEDYNYDEDEGYEFYLEEDDKIDYGFKLAAQFDDLDLPPGVEATVPWLDNSAPKSSSNSKQETDIKFNSFKQFNIVQDFSDHHFAKTYSSVMQAKDWMKKIQKEWKLLEKNLPDTILVRVYEDRMDLLRAVIVGPAGTPYHDGLFFFDAQFPPKFPQEPPVLHYHSHGLCLNPNLYKDGKVCLSLLNTWYGKGCERWNPSESTMLQVLVSIQALILNEKPYFNEPGFELTANTAEGHVKSLAYNEEIFLLSCRTMLYSLRGPPKHFAEFVAGHFCNKGHTILAACRAYMSGAPVGSVIWEQAQDVDRSDERLSISFRSSLKQLFEELLMEFSVKGADCDEFLNQKVKAGAAAALSLQ; encoded by the exons ATGGAGGTATCTTCGCCTACGGGATCGAGCTCGTCAGGCATTAAGCGTCAACGCTTCCAG GTTAATCTCGAGGGGTCAAGTCAAATTCATAGAGATGTTGATCCAAGTTCCACTGAGATCATATGTGAAAGCACCCTGGGTTGTGAAGCCAGGGAAACAGTCATATATGATGAGGATGGGAAGCAAAAACAA GTTGTATCACCCAACAATATTTTAGGTTCCATTGCATATTATGGCTTGCAAAATGATGCTTCTGCAAGTACTTCCAAAAGTTCAGAAGTATACTTGCAAGATTTCAACTATTATAACGATGACGAGGAGAATAATTGCAACAAAGACGAGAATGTCTATGATGAAGAAGAGGACTACAACTATGATGAAGATGAAGGATATGAATTTTACCTTGAAGAAGATGACAAAATTGATTACGGGTTCAAATTGGCTGCTCAATTTGATGATTTGGACCTACCACCTGGGGTAGAGGCTACTGTACCATGGTTGGATAACTCGGCACCTAAAAGTTCAAGTAATTCTAAGCAAGAGACTGATATAAAATTCAATTCATTTAAGCAATTTAACATTGTTCAAGATTTCTCAGATCATCATTTTGCTAAAACATATTCATCAGTAATG CAGGCAAAAGATTGGATGAAGAAAATTCAGAAAGAGTGGAAATTGCTAGAAAAGAATCTACCAG ATACTATACTTGTACGAGTATATGAGGACAGAATGGATCTACTTAGAGCTGTTATAGTAGGACCGGCTGGAACTCCATACCATGATGGCCTATTCTTCTTTGATGCTCAGTTTCCTCCGAAATTTCCACAGGAACCTCCG GTACTTCATTACCACTCTCATGGACTTTGCCTTAATCCAAACTTGTATAAAGATGGAAAGGTCTGCCTTAGCCTTCTCAACACTTGGTATGGGAAAGGTTGTGAAAGGTGGAATCCATCAGAATCAACTATGCTGCAGGTCTTGGTCTCCATTCAAGCTCTTATTCTAAATGAAAAGCCCTACTTCAATGAGCCTGGATTTGAGTTGACAGCAAACACGGCTGAGGGCCATGTGAAATCCTTGGCCTACAATGAGGAAATTTTCCTGCTATCTTGCAGGACAATGCTGTACTCGTTACGAGGACCTCCAAAA CATTTTGCAGAATTTGTTGCTGGACATTTCTGCAACAAAGGGCACACCATTCTTGCGGCATGTAGAGCTTACATGTCAGGTGCTCCGGTTGGGTCCGTCATCTGGGAGCAGGCGCAGGATGTTGACAGAAGTGACGAGAGACTGTCAATTAGTTTCAGATCCTCGCTAAAGCAGCTCTTTGAGGAACTTTTGATGGAGTTCTCTGTTAAAGGAGCTGATTGTGATGAATTTCTTAATCAGAAAGTTAAAGCCGGAGCAGCCGCTGCTTTGTCATTGCAATGA